The following DNA comes from Flavobacterium sp. N3904.
ATCTGCAGCAACGCATGAAGAACCAGATTGGGATAGCGGTACAATTTTTGGATCTGGAACATCTGGAATTGATAAGTTTAGAGAAAGTGTTTATAAAATTGATGATTTTAAAGTCAGAAATTTGGGTAGTACGGCAGTAGCTCAAACAATGAATAGCGGAATTAGCGCTTATTTGTCTGGAAAATTGGGTTTAGGTAACCAGGTTACAACCAATTCATCAGCATGTACCACTGGAACAGAAAGTATTTTAATGGCTTACGACCGCATTATATCTGGACAAGCAAAACGAATATTAGCAGGGAGTACCAGTGATTCTGGACCTTATATTTGGGGTGGTTTTGATGCAATGCGTGTATGCACTTTCAAACATAACAATTCACCCGAACAAGGATCAAGACCTATGTCAGCTTCAGCTTCAGGGTTTGTACCAGCAAGTGGAGCTGGGGCATTAGTTGTAGAAGATTTGGAAACTGCTCTTGAACGTGGAGCTACTATATATGCAGAAATTTTGGGAGGCAATCTAAACTCTGGCGGTCAAAGAGGACTCGGTACAATGACTGCTCCAAATCCGATGGCAGTTCAAAAATGTATTCAAAGTGCTGTTGCAAATGCTGGAATTACTGCCCGAGACATCGATGCAATAAATGGACATCTAACAGCAACATCAAAAGATAGTCTTGAAATTTTGAATTGGAGTACAGCTTTGAATAGATCAGGAAGCGATTTTCCTTATATCAATTCTTTAAAATCGATGGTGGGTCACTGTTTGTCTGCTGCAGGAAGTATTGAAAATGTTGCAACTGTATTGCAAA
Coding sequences within:
- a CDS encoding beta-ketoacyl-[acyl-carrier-protein] synthase family protein; amino-acid sequence: MNRRVVITGLGVVAPNGVGLDAFTFAIKNGISGIKHFEELERLKFSCQIAGKPDVSEELALHYFTDLELKNFNSSGILYGVIAGLEAWKDAGLSAATHEEPDWDSGTIFGSGTSGIDKFRESVYKIDDFKVRNLGSTAVAQTMNSGISAYLSGKLGLGNQVTTNSSACTTGTESILMAYDRIISGQAKRILAGSTSDSGPYIWGGFDAMRVCTFKHNNSPEQGSRPMSASASGFVPASGAGALVVEDLETALERGATIYAEILGGNLNSGGQRGLGTMTAPNPMAVQKCIQSAVANAGITARDIDAINGHLTATSKDSLEILNWSTALNRSGSDFPYINSLKSMVGHCLSAAGSIENVATVLQIKHGFIFPNINCEDLHPEITSITDESRIPRQLIEKDINIVAKASFGFGDVNGCIIFKKFNT